In Senegalia massiliensis, the following proteins share a genomic window:
- a CDS encoding zinc ribbon domain-containing protein: MDNEGCIKCGSKNAATKEISTTGSGLSKMFDLQNNKFLVVYCKECGYSELYNRETSTASNLLDLFFGG; the protein is encoded by the coding sequence ATGGATAATGAGGGTTGCATTAAATGTGGTAGTAAAAATGCTGCAACTAAAGAAATATCAACTACTGGATCTGGTCTTTCAAAAATGTTTGACCTACAAAACAATAAGTTTTTAGTAGTATATTGTAAAGAATGTGGATATTCAGAGCTATATAATAGAGAAACCTCTACTGCTTCAAATTTATTAGACCTGTTTTTTGGAGGATAA
- a CDS encoding ImmA/IrrE family metallo-endopeptidase: MYQRNYFDEEIVFARDDLEYQYEKLILAHELVHALLHTKTYQAAYNKDLINKGKLEKQADYFALRLLQIEIDSIGSTIEQIASSLYVTEESLSSL; encoded by the coding sequence ATGTATCAAAGAAATTATTTTGATGAAGAGATAGTTTTTGCAAGAGATGATCTAGAATATCAATATGAAAAGCTTATTTTAGCACATGAACTTGTACATGCACTATTACATACTAAAACATATCAAGCTGCATATAATAAGGATTTAATTAATAAAGGAAAATTGGAAAAACAAGCAGACTATTTTGCTCTTAGGCTCCTTCAAATTGAAATAGATAGTATAGGCTCTACAATAGAACAAATTGCAAGTTCTTTATATGTAACAGAAGAAAGTCTATCTTCATTATAG